In Elaeis guineensis isolate ETL-2024a chromosome 1, EG11, whole genome shotgun sequence, a genomic segment contains:
- the LOC140855882 gene encoding uncharacterized protein, giving the protein MCARPKPSAESAAQPRPDSYGSRAPPLTAEQPHPDSYGSRAPPSTAEQPRPDSYGSRVPPPTAEQLCPDSYGSRAPPPAAAQLRPDSYGSRAPSLASAAGKLRPDSYGSWTSPLTLIAGRLRSDSYGSRAPPPTAEQLRPDSYGSRAPPPTAEQPRPDSYGSRATPPTAEQLRPDSYGSRAPPPAAAQLRPDSYESRAPSLASAAGKLHPDSYGSRTSPLTLIAGRLRSDSYGSRAPSPTAEQPRPDSYGSRAPPPTAEQLRPDSYGSQAPPSAVAQLCPDSYGSRAPPPAAAQLRPDSYGSRAPSPTAAQLRPDSYGSRAPSLASAAGPASSIRCR; this is encoded by the exons ATGTGTGCTAGG ccaaaaccctcggcggaatcggcagcacagccccgcccggactcctacgggagccgggctccgccgctgacAGCAGAAcagccccacccggactcctacgggagccgggctccaccgtcgacagcagaacagccccgcccggactcctacgggagccgggttccaccgccaacagcagaacagctctgcccggactcctacgggagccgggctccgcctccggcagcagcacagctccgcccggactcctacgggagccgggctccgtctttagcatcagctgctggtaagctccgtccggactcctacgggagctggacttcacctttaactttgattgcaggaagactccgctcggactcctacgggagccgggctccgccgccgacagcagaacagctccgcccggactcctacgggagccgggctccaccgccgacagcagaacagccccgcccggactcctacgggagccgggctacaccgccgacagcagaacagctccgcccggactcctacgggagccgggctccacctccggcagcagcacagctccgcccggactcctacgagagccgggctccgtccttagcatcagctgctggtaagctccatccagactcctacgggagccggacttcacctttaactttgattgcaggaagactccgctcggactcctacgggagccgggctccatcgccgacagcagaacagccccgcccggactcctacgggagccgggctccaccgccgacagcagaacagctccgcccggactcctacgggagccaggctccaccttcGGCAgtagcacagctctgcccggactcctacgggagccgggctccacctccggcagcagcacagctccgcccggactcctacgggagccgggctccgtcgccgacagcagcacagctccgcccggactcctacgggagccgggctccgtccttagcatcagctgctg gtcccGCTTCCAGTATccgctgcaggtaa